A stretch of Oreochromis aureus strain Israel breed Guangdong linkage group 11, ZZ_aureus, whole genome shotgun sequence DNA encodes these proteins:
- the LOC120442696 gene encoding dynein heavy chain 1, axonemal-like, translating into MFLDEYQDIPYKVLKYTAGEINYGGHVTDDWDRRCLLSVLEDFYCPAVLSSDHVYSASGVYQQIDTKLDIKGYLAYIRGLPINDTPEIFGLHDNANISFAQNEAFALLEAVVRLQPRATSAGGKTLEEIVKEIVAGIVEKIPPPFDVEEVMEKYPVLYEESMNTVLIQEVIRYNKLLEVICLSLRDTVKALKGSVVVSSALELMARSLFNNAVPDMWQGLPVSEASGLLGVRPASEDQFPTEMDL; encoded by the exons ATGTTCCTGGATGAGTACCAGGACATCCCATACAAG GTTCTAAAATACACTGCAGGGGAGATTAATTATGGTGGCCATGTGACAGATGACTGGGACAGACGATGTCTGCTCAGTGTGCTGGAGGACTTCTATTGTCCTGCTGTCCTCAGTAGTGATCACGTCTACTCTGCATCTGGAGTCTACCAGCAAATAGACACAAAACTGGATATCAAG GGCTATTTGGCATACATTCGTGGTTTGCCCATCAATGACACACCTGAGATCTTTGGTCTCCATGACAACGCTAACATCAGCTTTGCTCAGAATGAGGCCTTTGCCTTGTTAGAAGCTGTGGTTCGTCTCCAGCCCCGAGCTACATCTGCTGGGGGCAAAACTCTTGAGGAG ATAGTGAAGGAGATAGTGGCAGGCATCGTTGAAAAGATCCCTCCTCCTTTTGACGTTGAAGAAGTGATGGAAAAATACCCGGTGCTCTACGAGGAGTCCATGAACACTGtgctcatccaggaggtcatcAG aTATAACAAGCTGCTGGAAGTCATCTGTCTGAGTCTCAGAGATACTGTGAAGGCTTTGAAAGGTTCAGTGGTGGTGTCATCAGCGCTCGAGCTTATGGCCCGCAGCTTATTCAACAATGCGGTTCCTGATATGTGGCAAG GCCTACCCGTCTCTGAAGCCTCTGGCCTCCTGGGTGTCAGACCTGCTTCAGAGGATCAATTTCCTACAGAGATGGATCTCTAA
- the LOC120442695 gene encoding uncharacterized protein LOC120442695, producing the protein MSRVISYVERGRRPSRRERASEPVDMKRLLRAWDKLTVRDGVLYRVSKNPVTKTKIYLYVVPPTLRLAVLKGVHDEAGHQGQQRTLYLARHRFYWPGMAKHVSEYVRCCRRCVVSKSPEPEARAPLENIRTSEPLELVCIDFWSAEDSANKSVDVLVITDHFTKMAQAFLCPNQSAKAVAHQLWHNYFCIYGFPKRLHSDQGANFESVLIAELLNVAGVQKSHTTPYHPMGNGSCERMNRTLGNMIRALPPRAKQRWPDALKALTFAYNCTVHETTGYAPFLLMFGRVPRLPIDVIFGSVIEHQDIMDYDRYVQTLRRDLKEAMDLAQEVARKNLKRHTDLYNRKVRGAPVVIGDRVLLANKKGRGKRKLADRWESVVYTVFDKNDESHTFKLMDDSTGQVKVVHRNLIMPVNFLPLSGASVQDDGDELSESGSLMVGCDGEAVCNSSVGTAEYRTRAWVSDLPSAVSSDSLMTEVAQPEGSIVDQELACTSVPPVDTEEQVNATSGGQHSDLLMSVAPVTVSSVLELAATTDGDQDNTAAIEGHVSTTVVLPNADLTDVSRVVRARARSRVGRLLKPVSRLIEMMHQKPVKV; encoded by the coding sequence ATGAGCAGAGTGATCTCCTATGTGGAAAGGGGACGGAGACCCTCGAGGAGGGAGCGGGCAAGTGAACCGGTTGATATGAAGAGACTTCTTAGGGCTTGGGACAAGTTAACTGTGAGAGATGGTGTGCTCTATCGAGTGTCCAAGAATCctgtcacaaagacaaagaTTTATCTGTATGTTGTTCCGCCAACCTTGCGTCTTGCTGTACTGAAAGGCGTCCATGATGAGGCCGGTCATCAGGGACAACAAAGAACACTTTATCTGGCCAGGCATAGATTCTACTGGCCTGGTATGGCCAAACATGTGTCAGAGTATGTACGGTGCTGCAGAAGGTGTGTTGTTAGCAAGTCGCCTGAGCCAGAGGCGAGAGCACCTTTGGAGAACATCAGAACATCAGAGCCCCTTGAACTGGTCTGCATAGATTTTTGGTCTGCGGAGGATTCGGCGAACAAATCAGTGGATGTGCTTGTGATCACAGACCACTTTACTAAGATGGCTCAGGCTTTTCTATGCCCCAATCAGTCTGCTAAGGCAGTAGCACACCAACTCTGGCATAACTACTTCTGCATCTACGGCTTTCCGAAACGCCTTCACTCGGATCAGGGAGCTAATTTTGAGAGTGTGCTCATTGCCGAGCTGTTGAATGTAGCAGGTGTCCAGAAGTCTCACACGACCCCATACCATCCGATGGGAAACGGCTCCTGCGAGAGGATGAACCGTACCTTGGGCAACATGATTCGTGCATTACCCCCCAGAGCCAAGCAAAGGTGGCCTGATGCACTGAAAGCTCTCACATTCGCCTACAACTGTACGGTGCATGAGACGACTGGCTATGCGCCATTTCTGCTGATGTTTGGCAGAGTGCCAAGACTGCCGATTGATGTGATTTTTGGCTCTGTTATTGAGCACCAAGACATCATGGACTATGATCGATATGTCCAGACATTGAGGAGGGACCTCAAAGAGGCCATGGATTTGGCGCAGGAGGTGGCACGCAAAAATCTGAAGCGTCACACGGACCTCTACAACCGGAAGGTGCGGGGAGCACCGGTAGTGATTGGTGATCGTGTCCTTTTGGCCAACAAAAAGGGACGTGGCAAGAGAAAACTTGCCGATCGCTGGGAGAGTGTTGTCTATACAGTTTTTGACAAAAATGATGAGAGTCACACCTTTAAGCTGATGGATGATTCCACAGGGCAAGTGAAGGTTGTGCATCGCAACCTGATAATGCCGGTGAACTTCCTTCCCCTCAGTGGTGCTTCAGTTCAGGATGATGGAGATGAGCTTTCTGAGTCTGGCTCGCTGATGGTTGGATGCGACGGAGAAGCTGTCTGCAACTCATCGGTGGGCACAGCTGAATACAGAACAAGAGCTTGGGTGTCTGACTTACCGTCTGCAGTGTCCAGCGACTCGCTGATGACAGAGGTTGCTCAACCAGAAGGAAGCATTGTAGATCAAGAACTTGCCTGTACCAGTGTTCCCCCTGTTGACACTGAGGAGCAGGTAAATGCCACCTCTGGTGGTCAACATTCTGACCTGCTTATGTCTGTGGCCCCAGTAACAGTCTCCTCTGTTTTGGAGTTGGCAGCCACTACTGATGGTGACCAAGACAATACAGCTGCTATTGAGGGTCATGTCTCAACCACAGTTGTTCTGCCCAACGCAGATCTGACTGATGTTAGCAGGGTGGTGAGGGCCCGTGCTAGATCGAGAGTGGGACGGTTACTTAAGCCTGTCTCCAGGTTGATTGAAATGATGCACCAGAAACCTGTTAAAGTTTGA